The Hemicordylus capensis ecotype Gifberg chromosome 6, rHemCap1.1.pri, whole genome shotgun sequence genome window below encodes:
- the DNAJB6 gene encoding dnaJ homolog subfamily B member 6 isoform X2 yields MVDYYEVLGVHRHASQEDIKKAYRKLALKWHPDKNPDNKEEAEKQFKQVAEAYEVLSDAKKRDIYDKYGKEGLNGGGGGSHFDSPFEYGFTFRNPEDVFREFFGGRDPFSFDFFEDPFDDFFGNRRGPRGNRNRGGGSFFSAFGGFPAFGSGFSSFDTGFTSFGSLGHGGLTSFSSTSFGGSGMGNFKSVSTSTKIVNGRKITTKRIVENGQERVEVEEDGQLKSLTINGKEQLLRLDNK; encoded by the exons ATGGTGGATTATTACGAAGTTCTAGGAGTGCACAGGCATGCCTCACAAGAAGATATTAAGAAAGC GTACCGTAAATTAGCATTAAAGTGGCACCCTGACAAAAATCCAGATAACAAAGAAGAAGCTGAGAAGCAATTCAAACAAGTTGCTGAAGCATATGAGGTTCTGTCAGATG CTAAAAAACGTGACATCTATGACAAATATGGAAAAGAAGGCTTAAATGGTGGAGGAG GTGGAAGTCATTTTGACAGCCCATTTGAGTATGGCTTTACATTCCGGAATCCAGAGGATGTCTTTAGGGAGTTTTTTGGAGGAAGGGACCCATTTTCATTTGATTTCTTTG AAGATCCTTTTGATGACTTCTTTGGTAACAGACGAGGACCACGTGGAAACAGAAATAGAGGCGGTGGAAGCTTTTTCTCTGCCTTTGGTGGATTCCCTGCCTTTGGGAGTGGGTTTTCCTCATTTGATACAG GTTTTACTTCATTTGGTTCTTTGGGACATGGAGGCCTTACTTCATTTTCCTCCACATCGTTTGGTGGCAGCGGGATGGGTAACTTCAAATCAGTATCAACTTCAACTAAAATAGTTAACGGCAGAAAAATTACTACGAAAAG AATTGTTGAGAATGGACAAGAGAGAGTAGAAGTTGAAGAAGATGGCCAGTTAAAGTCTTTAACAATAAATGGTAAGGAGCAGCTGCTACGCTTGGATAACAAGTAA